Proteins co-encoded in one Arachis hypogaea cultivar Tifrunner chromosome 11, arahy.Tifrunner.gnm2.J5K5, whole genome shotgun sequence genomic window:
- the LOC112720607 gene encoding uncharacterized protein, with amino-acid sequence METINHIINGNGNGNGNNHGYTNGNNHAVYETEQDTIVTTERKSIKARLQDGDCLYGMSFLSFCPTMVEIAGWSGYDFVILDLEHGFGGISEGLRCIHALTAANTPVIVRVPELSHVWVKKVLDLGPQGIIFPLVDGPESAKKAVSYCRYPPNGVRGVATPIVRASRFGIDESYAKKYEKDLLILCQVETAEGVENVEGIAAVDGVDGIMVGPLDLSASVGCMHDPRNEKVKEMMRKIESTVLGMKRKEGGGPYLAGFAMPFDGPDQFRSRGYKLIRGVTDVGLFKNACVGDVSKFNMNTNKINGQYC; translated from the exons ATGGAAACCATCAACCACATCATCAACGGCAACGGCAACGGCAATGGTAATAACCACGGTTACACCAATGGTAATAACCATGCCGTATATGAAACCGAACAAGATACCATCGTCACCACGGAACGAAAATCAATCAAAGCTCGCCTCCAAGACGGTGATTGCTTGTACGGTATGTCGTTTCTTAGCTTCTGCCCTACGATGGTTGAGATAGCAGGATGGTCTGGCTATGACTTCGTTATCCTTGACCTCGAGCACGGCTTCGGAGGCATCTCTGAAGGCCTGCGATGCATCCATGCACTCACTGCGGCCAACACACCGGTCATCGTTCGTGTGCCGGAGCTTTCGCACGTGTGGGTCAAGAAAGTGCTCGACCTTGGTCCCCAAGGCATTATCTTCCCCCTCGTTGACGGCCCCGAATCAGCCAAGAAGGCCGTCTCCTATTGCAG GTACCCTCCGAATGGAGTTCGTGGAGTGGCAACACCGATTGTAAGGGCGTCAAGGTTTGGTATTGATGAAAGCTACGCAAAGAAGTACGAGAAAGACTTGTTGATTCTGTGCCAGGTAGAGACTGCAGAGGGAGTGGAAAACGTAGAAGGAATTGCAGCCGTTGATGGGGTTGATGGAATTATGGTTGGACCATTGGATCTGAGTGCAAGTGTTGGGTGCATGCACGATCCCAGAAATGAAAAGGTGAAGGAGATGATGAGGAAGATTGAGAGCACCGTGTTAGGAATGAAGAGGAAAGAGGGCGGTGGGCCCTACTTGGCTGGCTTCGCTATGCCATTCGACGGTCCGGATCAGTTCAGGAGCCGCGGCTACAAATTGATTCGTGGGGTCACTGATGTTGGCTTGTTCAAGAACGCTTGTGTTGGCGACGTCAGCAAGTTCAACATGAACACCAATAAGATCAACGGCCAGTACTGCTAG